One window of the Candidatus Hydrogenedentota bacterium genome contains the following:
- a CDS encoding DUF5320 domain-containing protein codes for MPGGDGTGPLGAGPMTGRGAGFCVGSNMPGYANPVPGRGYWNRGFGRGGGGGRGWRHWYRATGLPGWMRFGWGMQTAPAMSPSDAERSMLQSQAEILQQQLDAVRQRLDALAANADAVKP; via the coding sequence ATGCCAGGTGGAGACGGAACAGGCCCGCTGGGAGCGGGTCCGATGACAGGACGCGGTGCAGGATTTTGTGTAGGTTCCAATATGCCGGGATATGCGAACCCGGTTCCGGGACGAGGTTACTGGAATCGTGGATTTGGGCGTGGTGGCGGCGGTGGCCGCGGCTGGCGGCACTGGTATCGCGCTACCGGCCTGCCGGGTTGGATGCGATTCGGTTGGGGCATGCAGACCGCTCCGGCCATGTCGCCCAGCGATGCCGAACGCAGCATGTTGCAGAGTCAGGCAGAGATACTCCAACAGCAACTTGACGCGGTTCGGCAGCGGCTCGACGCGTTGGCGGCCAACGCGGATGCCGTGAAGCCGTAG
- a CDS encoding 3'(2'),5'-bisphosphate nucleotidase, whose protein sequence is MVLDISAPETAFAVRVVREAATLAPRIQSGMKTMNLIKGDLSPTTVADYAIQALVAQALEAAFPGEPLVAEERSADLRGNEAMLDTVTRFVRESVPDADADKVCGWIDRGDFDPAGRFWLLDPIDGTKGYLRGGQYAVALALIAGGQVELGVLGCPQLNPDCSPSAGAGVIVAARRGQGAWRVPLSGGASYEPLRVSSCAEAASARLLRSHEAGHTDAGKIAALSSAMGMQAPPVLMDSQAKYAVLAAGHADLLLRMLSPAMPDYKEKIWDQAAGTIVTEEAGGRVTDLDGRPLDFSAGRTLARNRGVVASNGFLHERALKAIAEAG, encoded by the coding sequence ATGGTTTTGGATATATCCGCTCCTGAAACGGCGTTTGCGGTTCGCGTGGTTCGGGAGGCGGCCACACTGGCGCCGCGCATCCAGTCGGGCATGAAGACGATGAATCTGATCAAGGGCGACCTCTCGCCGACAACCGTGGCCGACTATGCGATTCAGGCGCTCGTGGCGCAGGCGCTCGAAGCGGCTTTTCCCGGCGAGCCGTTGGTGGCGGAGGAGCGGTCGGCGGACCTGCGCGGGAACGAAGCGATGCTGGACACGGTGACGCGGTTCGTGCGCGAATCCGTGCCGGATGCGGATGCGGACAAGGTTTGCGGCTGGATCGATCGCGGCGATTTCGATCCGGCGGGGCGATTCTGGCTGCTCGATCCGATTGACGGGACAAAGGGATACCTGCGCGGCGGCCAATATGCGGTGGCGCTGGCGTTGATTGCCGGAGGACAAGTCGAACTGGGCGTGCTGGGATGTCCCCAACTCAATCCGGATTGCTCGCCCTCGGCGGGCGCGGGCGTGATTGTCGCGGCGCGGCGCGGACAGGGCGCATGGCGTGTGCCCCTTTCCGGTGGCGCGTCCTATGAACCGTTGCGCGTGTCGTCCTGTGCGGAAGCGGCTTCGGCCCGCCTGCTGCGGTCGCACGAAGCCGGCCACACGGACGCCGGCAAGATTGCGGCATTGAGTTCCGCAATGGGCATGCAGGCTCCGCCCGTGCTCATGGACAGCCAAGCCAAGTACGCCGTGCTCGCCGCCGGCCATGCCGACCTGCTCCTGCGCATGCTGTCGCCGGCCATGCCGGACTACAAGGAAAAGATCTGGGATCAGGCGGCGGGCACGATCGTGACGGAAGAGGCGGGCGGGCGCGTGACCGATCTGGACGGACGGCCGCTTGATTTTTCAGCAGGCCGGACGCTCGCGCGAAACCGGGGCGTCGTGGCGTCGAACGGATTTTTGCACGAACGCGCCTTGAAGGCGATTGCGGAGGCGGGATAA
- a CDS encoding NifB/NifX family molybdenum-iron cluster-binding protein, with protein MHLAFFLHSHTHEELAKEQVMKVALTVWEGRISPVLDTARSVVIANIENGATTAQRDEILSEESPQRKITQLRALGVEVLVCGAVSRPLANLVSSSGIRLIPFVSGELGEVLDAVIAGKIPDTAFTMPGCGCGRGRRFRARRGVCAEENPRRAS; from the coding sequence TTGCACTTGGCATTCTTCCTGCATTCTCACACGCATGAAGAGTTGGCTAAGGAGCAGGTGATGAAAGTTGCACTGACCGTTTGGGAAGGCCGGATATCTCCGGTTCTCGACACGGCCCGTTCTGTTGTGATTGCCAATATCGAAAACGGAGCGACAACTGCCCAGCGCGACGAAATACTTTCGGAAGAGTCGCCGCAGAGGAAGATTACCCAACTTCGCGCCCTGGGAGTGGAAGTCCTGGTTTGCGGGGCGGTATCCCGGCCGCTGGCCAACTTGGTTTCTTCCAGCGGCATACGGTTGATTCCATTTGTGTCTGGCGAACTCGGAGAGGTTCTGGACGCGGTGATTGCAGGCAAGATACCGGACACCGCGTTTACCATGCCGGGATGCGGCTGCGGACGCGGACGTCGTTTTCGCGCGCGGCGTGGCGTCTGTGCGGAGGAGAACCCGCGAAGGGCATCGTAA
- a CDS encoding NAD(P)-dependent oxidoreductase, whose protein sequence is MVRKRLLVTGCGGFVGGAIVYQAGGEWDLHAASRGEPLAQRDGLAWHVLDLTDGRRLDALLDKTGPDAIVHAAAMANIDYCEAHPDEARRINVAVVDRIAEWCVRRDARMVYISTDNVFDGVKGRYTEEDPPNPLNVYAETKVEAERVVASMPGNWVIARPSVVMGLPMLGVGNSFLSRMIPALEKGETLYVPDNEIRSTIDVVTLARALLELAENDFSGYLHLAGNDILNRHEMVRRIAIQLGYPPDRIVARNPDWIPGRAPRPLDASLCNRKARTLLRTPMLGVEDGLALVLSQGKAK, encoded by the coding sequence GTGGTGCGCAAACGGTTGCTGGTTACGGGTTGCGGGGGATTTGTGGGCGGCGCGATTGTGTATCAGGCCGGCGGCGAATGGGACCTCCATGCGGCCTCGCGGGGAGAACCGCTTGCGCAACGAGACGGACTTGCCTGGCACGTGTTGGATTTGACCGATGGCCGGCGTTTGGATGCCCTGCTGGACAAGACAGGTCCGGATGCAATCGTGCATGCCGCGGCCATGGCCAACATTGACTACTGCGAGGCCCATCCCGACGAAGCGCGGCGGATCAATGTGGCGGTCGTGGACAGGATCGCGGAATGGTGCGTGCGGCGCGACGCGCGCATGGTTTACATTTCGACGGACAACGTTTTCGACGGCGTCAAGGGCCGTTACACGGAGGAGGATCCGCCCAATCCGTTGAACGTGTACGCGGAAACGAAAGTGGAAGCGGAACGTGTTGTGGCCTCCATGCCGGGGAACTGGGTGATCGCGAGGCCTTCGGTCGTGATGGGCCTGCCGATGCTCGGCGTGGGCAATTCGTTCTTGTCGCGGATGATCCCGGCGCTTGAAAAAGGGGAAACGTTATACGTGCCGGACAACGAAATTCGGAGCACCATTGACGTCGTCACGCTGGCCCGCGCGCTGCTTGAACTTGCGGAAAACGATTTCAGCGGTTACCTCCATCTCGCGGGAAATGATATCCTCAACCGTCATGAAATGGTGCGGCGCATCGCCATCCAACTGGGGTATCCGCCGGATCGGATCGTCGCGCGAAATCCCGACTGGATTCCCGGCCGCGCGCCGCGTCCGCTGGATGCGTCGTTGTGCAATCGAAAGGCAAGAACGCTGCTCCGTACGCCTATGCTGGGCGTCGAAGACGGACTTGCGCTGGTCCTCTCGCAAGGAAAGGCAAAATAA
- a CDS encoding sigma 54-interacting transcriptional regulator, translating to MKKNRKKGALPPESTQTILESISDGVFTVDHDWRVTSFNRAAEEITGIPRAEAIGRRCCEVFRASMCETECALRQTMDSGKPIINKSAFIVDANGRRIPISVSTALLRDTQGDIVGGVETFRDLSLVEELRKEIEQRYEVGDMVSRSASMQKLFDVLPQVASSDAAVVIEGETGTGKELLARALHNLSPRKNRPFVAINCGALPDTLLESELFGYKSGAFTGADKDKPGRFARAEGGTLFLDEIGDVSAALQVRLLRVLQEKMYEPLGGTQSVKTNVRVIAATNKNLAELVKEGLFRQDLYYRINVVRLELPPLRERKEDIPLLVERFIRRFNQTQGRAIAGVSAEAMALLMAHDYPGNVRELENIIEHAFVICPGATIGVRCLPDSLATKRLARSQLEATGLDSTVKTAETQAILDALKRCDGNRNEAAKLLGMHKSTLFRKVRALGLSLPQEDGRTKRANHK from the coding sequence ATGAAGAAGAACAGAAAAAAAGGCGCGTTGCCGCCGGAAAGCACACAGACCATCTTGGAGAGCATCTCGGATGGCGTGTTTACGGTGGACCACGACTGGCGGGTAACCTCGTTCAACCGGGCTGCGGAAGAGATCACGGGCATTCCCCGCGCGGAAGCGATTGGACGGCGGTGCTGCGAGGTCTTCCGCGCAAGCATGTGCGAAACCGAATGCGCCCTGCGCCAGACCATGGATTCGGGCAAGCCGATTATCAACAAGTCCGCCTTTATCGTTGACGCCAACGGACGGCGCATTCCCATCAGCGTTTCGACTGCGCTGCTGCGGGACACGCAGGGGGACATCGTCGGCGGTGTCGAAACCTTTCGCGATCTGAGTCTTGTGGAAGAGCTACGCAAGGAAATCGAACAGCGCTATGAGGTCGGCGATATGGTGAGCCGAAGCGCCTCGATGCAGAAGTTGTTTGATGTCCTGCCGCAAGTGGCTTCAAGCGACGCGGCGGTTGTTATTGAAGGGGAAACGGGAACTGGCAAGGAACTCCTTGCCCGAGCGCTTCACAATCTGAGTCCGCGAAAGAACCGGCCTTTCGTGGCGATCAATTGCGGCGCCCTTCCAGATACCCTGCTCGAATCGGAGTTGTTCGGGTACAAGTCGGGCGCCTTTACCGGGGCGGATAAGGACAAACCCGGACGCTTTGCTCGCGCGGAGGGCGGCACGCTGTTTCTCGACGAGATCGGGGACGTGAGCGCCGCGTTGCAGGTTCGGCTTCTGCGCGTGCTTCAGGAGAAAATGTATGAGCCGCTTGGCGGAACTCAATCCGTGAAGACAAACGTCCGTGTCATTGCAGCCACCAACAAGAACCTGGCGGAACTCGTGAAGGAAGGTCTGTTCCGTCAGGACCTGTACTACCGGATCAACGTCGTGCGTCTCGAATTGCCTCCGCTCCGCGAGCGCAAGGAGGATATTCCCCTCCTCGTGGAACGCTTCATTCGCCGCTTTAATCAGACACAGGGGCGAGCGATAGCGGGTGTATCGGCGGAGGCCATGGCGCTTCTCATGGCGCATGATTATCCCGGCAACGTCCGCGAACTGGAGAATATCATTGAACACGCCTTCGTGATCTGTCCGGGCGCCACCATCGGCGTTCGTTGCCTGCCCGATTCGCTGGCCACGAAACGTTTGGCAAGGTCTCAACTTGAGGCAACGGGCCTCGACTCCACGGTCAAGACAGCGGAAACCCAAGCCATTTTGGACGCCTTGAAACGATGTGACGGAAACCGCAATGAGGCGGCGAAACTGCTGGGCATGCATAAGAGCACTCTCTTCCGAAAGGTCCGTGCCTTAGGACTCTCTCTTCCTCAAGAGGATGGGCGGACCAAGCGGGCCAACCATAAATAG
- a CDS encoding NAD-dependent epimerase/dehydratase family protein, translating to MKNILVTGGAGFVGSRLAMGLRERMEGVRVVALDNLKRRGSELNLNRLRASGIEFVHGDIRNAEDLDAVGPVDLILECSAEPSVLAGFGGSPRYVVNTNLSGTINCLELARRHEAAVIFLSTSRVYPHGAVNALQYRENETRFDLDEHQCLAGASARGIAEDFPLDGPRSMYGATKLCSELILQEYVDMYGLRAVVNRCGVLTGPWQMGKTDQGVVVLWMARHVYGGALKYIGFGGNGKQVRDMLHIDDLLDLVDYEIRHLDTLNGRIFNVGGGLDVSASLCEMTSFCRQITGKTIPIGHDPDNRPADIRIYITDNTRVHQTTGWLPTRDVARIFEDIHAWMVENEEALKPILGQ from the coding sequence ATGAAAAACATTCTGGTTACCGGCGGCGCGGGATTTGTCGGTTCACGCCTGGCAATGGGTCTGCGCGAACGGATGGAAGGCGTGCGGGTTGTCGCGCTGGATAATCTGAAACGGCGCGGTTCCGAATTGAACCTGAACCGGTTGCGCGCCAGCGGCATCGAGTTCGTCCATGGCGACATCCGCAATGCCGAGGATCTTGATGCCGTGGGACCGGTTGACCTGATTCTGGAATGCAGCGCGGAGCCGTCGGTCCTGGCCGGTTTCGGCGGTTCGCCGCGCTATGTGGTCAACACGAATCTCTCCGGCACGATCAACTGTCTCGAACTCGCGCGACGGCACGAGGCGGCCGTGATCTTTCTTTCGACGAGCCGGGTCTATCCGCACGGCGCCGTCAACGCCCTGCAATATCGAGAAAATGAAACGCGGTTCGATCTCGACGAACATCAATGCCTCGCGGGCGCCTCCGCGCGCGGTATCGCGGAAGACTTCCCGCTCGACGGGCCTCGCTCGATGTACGGCGCGACGAAATTATGCTCCGAGTTGATTCTGCAGGAATATGTGGACATGTATGGGTTGCGGGCCGTGGTGAATCGCTGCGGGGTTTTGACCGGTCCGTGGCAGATGGGCAAGACCGATCAGGGCGTCGTCGTCCTCTGGATGGCGCGGCACGTCTACGGCGGCGCGCTCAAGTACATCGGATTCGGCGGCAACGGCAAACAGGTCCGCGACATGCTCCACATTGATGATCTGCTCGATTTGGTGGATTACGAGATCCGCCATCTCGACACGCTCAACGGGCGAATCTTCAACGTCGGGGGCGGATTGGACGTCAGCGCCTCGCTGTGCGAAATGACGTCGTTCTGCCGGCAGATTACGGGCAAGACCATTCCCATCGGCCACGATCCCGACAACCGCCCGGCGGACATCCGCATCTACATCACCGACAACACGCGCGTGCATCAGACTACGGGCTGGCTGCCCACGCGGGACGTTGCGCGGATTTTCGAGGACATCCACGCGTGGATGGTCGAAAACGAGGAAGCGCTGAAACCGATTCTTGGCCAATAA
- the araD gene encoding L-ribulose-5-phosphate 4-epimerase AraD codes for MLEELKHAVCEANLELVRKGLVLLTWGNASAIDRGRGLVVIKPSGVPYETMRPEDMAVVALDGRIVEGDCMPSVDTPSHLALYRAWPAIGGIAHTHSHYATCWAQAGRPIPCLGTTHADFAHGEIPVADPLTREEVAEDYERHIGEVIVRRFATLDPMRFPAVLAADHGPFAWGKSVENAVENAYILEELAHMALDTLALSPKQPPIPPYLLDKHFLRKHGPGAYYGQKQPSERRR; via the coding sequence ATGCTCGAAGAACTGAAACATGCCGTCTGCGAAGCCAACCTTGAACTGGTCCGCAAGGGACTCGTGTTGTTGACGTGGGGCAATGCCAGCGCAATCGATCGCGGGCGGGGACTGGTCGTAATCAAGCCGAGCGGCGTGCCGTATGAAACCATGCGCCCCGAAGACATGGCCGTGGTCGCTCTGGATGGACGCATCGTCGAGGGCGATTGCATGCCGTCCGTGGATACGCCCTCGCATCTGGCCCTGTACCGCGCATGGCCGGCGATAGGCGGCATCGCGCACACGCACTCGCATTACGCGACCTGCTGGGCGCAGGCGGGCCGCCCGATTCCGTGTCTTGGCACAACGCACGCCGATTTTGCCCATGGCGAGATTCCGGTGGCCGACCCTCTTACCCGGGAAGAAGTCGCAGAAGATTACGAACGCCACATCGGCGAAGTGATTGTGCGCCGGTTCGCCACGCTCGATCCGATGCGGTTCCCGGCCGTGCTGGCCGCCGACCACGGTCCTTTCGCGTGGGGAAAATCCGTCGAAAACGCCGTCGAAAACGCGTATATCCTCGAAGAATTGGCGCACATGGCGCTCGATACGCTTGCGCTTTCGCCCAAACAGCCGCCCATCCCGCCGTATCTGCTCGACAAGCATTTCTTGCGCAAGCACGGGCCCGGCGCCTACTACGGCCAAAAGCAACCATCGGAACGGCGCCGGTAG
- a CDS encoding DegT/DnrJ/EryC1/StrS family aminotransferase, which yields MAIKHDLEIKFGSEYGPEEAEAMLHVLSRNAPTSGDECIAFEREFAEYCGVKQARCCSNGTAALFLSLVALDIKPGDRVITTPLTWIATAAAAATLGAEVVFVDVDPKTYNLDPNRLAEAITPNTKAVLPVHLYGQCADMDAILALANEHGFAVVEDACHALGARYKDRMAGSMGATGCFSFHEQKNISTLGEGGIVLTNDEALFERIALYRSHCARVYGKSTKYCSIDETKFPMGKRFWWQDFDDCGYNFRMTDIQAAVGRVQLKKLDELNARRIQNAAYLTEHLSDVPGLVLPVVQPECKHVFHLYPVQIDAEEFGMDKDDFILAMLNEYGIKVGTHYNPLNWTQAFQKRGFTRGMYPVAEAAAERLVTLPLHPRQTPEALEYLVASIRALGK from the coding sequence ATGGCTATAAAGCACGATCTCGAAATCAAGTTTGGAAGCGAGTACGGTCCCGAGGAAGCCGAGGCGATGCTGCATGTGCTGAGCAGGAACGCACCCACGAGCGGCGACGAGTGCATCGCGTTCGAGCGCGAATTCGCGGAATACTGCGGCGTGAAACAGGCCCGTTGCTGCTCGAACGGCACCGCGGCCCTGTTTCTGTCGCTCGTTGCCCTCGACATCAAGCCGGGCGACCGGGTCATTACGACGCCGCTCACGTGGATCGCGACGGCGGCGGCCGCGGCGACGCTCGGCGCCGAAGTCGTTTTCGTTGACGTCGATCCAAAAACCTACAACCTCGATCCGAACCGGCTGGCCGAAGCCATCACGCCGAACACGAAGGCCGTCCTGCCGGTCCATCTCTATGGCCAGTGCGCGGACATGGACGCGATTCTCGCGTTGGCCAACGAACACGGTTTCGCCGTCGTCGAGGACGCGTGCCATGCGCTCGGCGCGCGCTACAAGGACCGCATGGCCGGTTCGATGGGCGCCACGGGATGTTTCAGTTTCCACGAGCAGAAGAATATCTCGACGCTCGGCGAAGGCGGCATCGTCCTGACGAACGATGAGGCGCTTTTCGAACGCATCGCGCTGTATCGCTCGCATTGCGCCCGTGTGTACGGCAAGAGCACAAAATATTGTTCGATCGACGAGACGAAGTTTCCGATGGGCAAGCGCTTCTGGTGGCAGGATTTCGACGACTGCGGCTACAACTTCCGCATGACCGACATCCAGGCCGCCGTCGGCCGCGTCCAACTCAAGAAACTCGACGAACTCAACGCCCGCCGCATCCAAAACGCCGCCTATCTCACCGAACACTTGAGCGACGTCCCCGGCCTTGTGCTGCCCGTGGTCCAACCGGAATGCAAGCATGTCTTTCATCTTTATCCGGTCCAGATCGACGCTGAAGAGTTCGGTATGGACAAAGACGATTTCATTCTTGCCATGCTCAACGAATACGGCATCAAGGTCGGCACGCACTACAACCCCCTCAACTGGACGCAGGCCTTCCAGAAGCGCGGTTTCACGCGCGGCATGTACCCCGTTGCAGAGGCCGCCGCCGAGCGCCTCGTTACCCTGCCCCTGCATCCGCGCCAGACGCCGGAAGCGCTCGAATACCTCGTCGCAAGCATCCGGGCGCTTGGCAAGTGA
- a CDS encoding YkvA family protein, whose protein sequence is MINEEGSWIERLMRAFQQVADEEEINDVTGRGVRKMESLVGRIPSGLQRLWEDLGLMLRMLADYGRGEYRGVPWQTLCMIAFAVAYFVMPLDALPDWIPVGGYLDDATVIGYVIKKVHEELEVYRAWRSREDNTIDVCCN, encoded by the coding sequence ATGATAAACGAGGAAGGTTCCTGGATAGAGCGGTTGATGCGGGCGTTTCAGCAAGTGGCGGACGAGGAGGAAATAAACGATGTAACGGGCCGGGGCGTCCGAAAAATGGAGTCGCTGGTCGGACGGATTCCATCGGGACTGCAGCGGCTCTGGGAGGACCTGGGCCTCATGCTCCGCATGCTCGCGGATTATGGGCGGGGCGAATACCGGGGCGTGCCGTGGCAGACCCTGTGCATGATCGCGTTCGCCGTCGCGTACTTCGTCATGCCGCTCGACGCGCTACCCGACTGGATACCCGTCGGCGGTTATCTGGACGACGCGACCGTCATTGGGTACGTCATCAAAAAAGTCCACGAGGAATTGGAGGTGTACCGCGCGTGGCGGTCCCGCGAAGACAACACCATAGACGTGTGCTGCAACTGA
- a CDS encoding ABC transporter ATP-binding protein, with product MIQIDRVSKMYAGRGDAVTALDGVSLQAHAGEFVAVQGPSGCGKTTLLLVAGGLLAPTSGKVVVNGREPYALSPEDRARFRAATIGFVFQQFHLVPYLSVEDNILIPSMAASSGDARARARALMDRFQLSRRARHVPAELSTGERQRVALARALLNHPKALLADEPTGNLDEENAGIVLAHLTEFAREGGTVLLVTHDARAARHACRTIHLRSGCIVSNPEDVDAGDDADAQPSAG from the coding sequence ATGATACAAATTGATCGGGTATCCAAAATGTATGCGGGCCGTGGCGATGCGGTAACCGCCCTTGACGGCGTTTCGTTGCAGGCCCATGCGGGCGAGTTCGTCGCCGTTCAGGGTCCCAGCGGATGTGGCAAAACCACGCTTTTGCTTGTCGCGGGAGGGCTGCTTGCCCCGACATCGGGGAAGGTCGTCGTCAATGGCCGCGAACCCTATGCGCTTTCTCCGGAAGACCGCGCCCGTTTTCGCGCGGCAACCATCGGTTTCGTGTTCCAGCAATTTCACCTCGTGCCGTATCTCAGCGTTGAGGACAACATCCTGATCCCTTCGATGGCGGCTTCGTCCGGGGATGCCCGCGCACGCGCGCGCGCGTTGATGGACCGCTTTCAGTTGTCGCGGCGCGCCCGGCACGTTCCCGCTGAATTGAGCACCGGCGAACGCCAGCGGGTGGCCCTTGCGCGTGCCCTGCTGAACCACCCGAAGGCCCTTCTGGCCGACGAGCCCACGGGCAATCTGGACGAGGAAAACGCCGGCATCGTTCTTGCCCATCTCACCGAATTCGCGCGAGAGGGCGGGACGGTCCTGTTGGTTACCCACGACGCGCGTGCGGCCCGGCATGCCTGCCGAACCATTCATCTGCGTTCCGGCTGCATCGTGTCCAACCCCGAAGACGTTGATGCCGGCGACGATGCAGACGCGCAGCCGTCCGCCGGTTGA
- a CDS encoding amidohydrolase family protein, protein MFTTTENECLQPFFDCNVTLGKVKPPMPGGVLDAPKLLAEMDRYGIAESLVYHAMARRNSPARGNALAAEACTASERLHPCWMLLPPHTDELPPLDRLAEDMRAANVRAVRMAPEAGAHQYSLAPVVCGELFAWIERHRYLLLIEQSSITWENVDAILQRHPDLRLVMLNVTYRINRDLYPRLKAYRHLYVETSGLEQHCGIQDVCERFGPGRLIFGSRMPFFCAGASRHAIDAAGIPADAKTAIGGGNLRRLLSETI, encoded by the coding sequence ATGTTTACGACCACCGAGAATGAATGCCTTCAGCCTTTCTTCGACTGCAACGTGACGTTGGGCAAAGTAAAGCCGCCGATGCCGGGCGGCGTGCTGGATGCCCCGAAACTGCTGGCCGAGATGGATCGCTACGGCATCGCGGAGTCGCTGGTGTATCACGCGATGGCACGCCGGAATTCGCCGGCGCGCGGAAACGCGCTGGCCGCCGAAGCGTGCACGGCGTCGGAACGGCTGCATCCGTGCTGGATGCTTTTGCCGCCGCATACGGATGAATTGCCGCCGCTCGACAGGCTTGCGGAAGACATGCGCGCGGCAAACGTCCGCGCGGTGCGCATGGCGCCGGAGGCGGGCGCGCATCAATACAGCCTGGCGCCGGTGGTCTGCGGTGAACTATTCGCATGGATCGAACGCCACCGATACCTGCTGCTTATCGAACAGTCCTCGATAACCTGGGAAAATGTGGATGCGATACTGCAGCGCCATCCGGACTTGCGTCTCGTCATGTTGAACGTGACGTATCGCATCAACCGCGATCTGTATCCGCGATTGAAGGCCTACAGGCATCTTTACGTCGAGACGTCGGGGCTCGAGCAGCACTGCGGCATTCAAGACGTGTGCGAACGCTTCGGGCCGGGCCGTCTGATCTTCGGATCGCGGATGCCGTTCTTCTGTGCGGGCGCATCGCGTCACGCCATTGATGCTGCGGGCATTCCGGCAGACGCCAAGACCGCCATCGGCGGCGGCAATCTGCGACGGCTGCTTTCTGAGACTATTTGA